In the genome of Bradyrhizobium sp. CIAT3101, one region contains:
- a CDS encoding gamma-glutamyltransferase, translating into MPHQFSLNQTVRKPAVSSKGGIVASQSRRAAEVGAQVLAAGGDCVDAIVATTFALNVLEPWNSGIGGGGAMVLYRAKENRTEVIDYGMCAPQSLRTADYPLSGEGAASDLFPWPRVKDDRNIHGPGSIAVPGVVAGMEEAHRRYAKMPWKDLVAPAAALASEGLLVDWWTALTITASAADLRRYPASAAAFLKDGLPPSPPWGIKSQIRLPQDTLKATLSHLADAGPRDFYQGDLAKSIASDIRADGGSLSVEDLAAFRAHLREPLAIPYRDGKVYATPELTAGPTMAHALRLLQQGLKPASAPDSAAYTEYALALQAAFRERLKDMGDAAGKRSLGAEYLAPACTTHFSVVDRHGNIAAVTQTLLSSFGSKYVTPHTGIAMNNGIMWFDPTPGTTNSLAPGKRCLCNYTPVIAETKDGKRLAVGASGGRRILPSVMQLVSFAMDFGMDLDAAIHQPRIDASEGAIVIGDARLPADVRKTLAARFNYEETQVQTLPQKFACPSVVMRADDVNSGAVDIFQPWADAVAED; encoded by the coding sequence ATGCCTCATCAGTTCAGCCTCAACCAAACCGTCCGCAAGCCCGCCGTCTCCTCCAAGGGCGGCATCGTCGCCTCGCAGTCGCGGCGGGCGGCCGAGGTGGGCGCGCAGGTGCTGGCAGCGGGCGGCGATTGCGTCGACGCGATCGTGGCGACCACCTTTGCGCTGAACGTTCTGGAGCCCTGGAACAGCGGCATCGGTGGCGGCGGCGCGATGGTGCTCTACCGCGCCAAGGAAAATCGCACTGAGGTGATCGACTACGGCATGTGTGCGCCGCAGAGCCTGCGTACCGCCGACTATCCACTCAGCGGGGAAGGCGCTGCCTCCGATCTGTTTCCCTGGCCGCGGGTGAAGGACGACCGCAACATCCACGGCCCCGGTTCGATCGCCGTGCCCGGCGTCGTCGCCGGCATGGAGGAGGCTCATCGCCGCTACGCCAAGATGCCGTGGAAGGATCTTGTCGCGCCGGCTGCCGCGCTTGCCAGCGAAGGCCTGCTGGTCGATTGGTGGACCGCGCTGACGATCACCGCGTCGGCCGCCGATCTCCGGCGCTATCCGGCGAGTGCAGCAGCATTCCTGAAGGACGGCCTGCCCCCGAGCCCACCATGGGGCATCAAGTCCCAGATCCGGCTTCCGCAGGACACGCTCAAGGCGACGCTGTCGCATCTCGCCGACGCCGGACCCCGCGATTTCTACCAGGGCGATCTCGCCAAGAGCATCGCATCCGACATCAGGGCGGACGGCGGTTCGCTGTCGGTGGAGGATCTCGCCGCGTTCCGCGCGCACCTGCGCGAGCCGTTGGCAATCCCCTATCGCGACGGCAAGGTGTATGCGACGCCAGAGCTCACGGCCGGCCCGACGATGGCCCATGCGTTGCGATTGTTGCAGCAAGGCCTGAAGCCGGCGAGCGCGCCGGATTCAGCCGCCTATACCGAATATGCGCTTGCTCTTCAGGCGGCGTTCCGCGAACGGCTCAAGGACATGGGCGATGCCGCCGGCAAGCGCTCGCTCGGCGCCGAATATCTCGCGCCCGCCTGCACAACGCATTTCTCCGTGGTCGACCGCCACGGCAATATCGCGGCAGTGACGCAGACGCTACTCTCGTCCTTTGGCTCGAAATACGTGACGCCGCACACCGGCATCGCCATGAACAACGGCATCATGTGGTTCGATCCGACCCCCGGCACGACGAACTCGCTCGCACCCGGCAAGCGCTGCCTCTGTAACTACACGCCCGTCATTGCCGAAACCAAGGACGGCAAGCGCCTCGCAGTCGGCGCCTCCGGCGGCCGCCGCATCCTGCCGTCGGTGATGCAACTCGTCTCCTTTGCGATGGACTTTGGCATGGATCTCGATGCCGCCATTCACCAGCCACGCATCGACGCCAGCGAAGGCGCGATCGTGATCGGCGACGCCCGGCTGCCGGCGGACGTACGCAAGACGCTGGCTGCGCGCTTCAACTACGAGGAAACGCAGGTGCAGACTCTGCCGCAGAAATTCGCCTGCCCAAGCGTGGTGATGCGCGCCGACGATGTCAATTCCGGCGCGGTCGACATCTTCCAGCCCTGGGCCGACGCGGTGGCGGAGGACTGA
- a CDS encoding sulfur globule protein precursor — protein sequence MKKFALAASLIVAAGLTLTSPALARGGHGHGHGGHGHGMGHHHHGTPPGWSHGRKVGWRGHGCPPGLWKQGRC from the coding sequence ATGAAGAAATTTGCGCTGGCGGCATCGCTGATCGTCGCAGCCGGCCTCACACTTACCAGTCCCGCACTGGCCCGGGGCGGACATGGGCACGGACACGGTGGCCATGGTCACGGAATGGGCCATCATCATCACGGCACGCCGCCCGGATGGTCGCATGGCCGCAAGGTCGGCTGGCGCGGTCACGGGTGCCCGCCCGGCCTGTGGAAGCAGGGTCGCTGCTGA
- a CDS encoding FAD-binding oxidoreductase, with the protein MTRLPLPPSLYADTAVAPVATPPLDADKTVSVAIVGGGYTGLSTALHLAEQGVEALVLEAQEPGWGASGNNGGHTNPGLKHDPDQIEADFGAELGRRMIEFSYGTTNFTHDLIRRYQIPCEARQNGTLRAAYNEASAAAIEKTAQQCIRRGMPVSYLNREQLREMTGTDRYIGAMLDSRGGDLHPLSYARGLARAAISAGAKVYGETPALSLRRDGRSWRIETPRAVVHADKVLLATNGFTDDLWPALRRTIVPVFSSIAATAPLSDDVARAIMPTRPVLYESGHITVYYRIDQNNRLLMGGRGPMRWINSPNDVAYLIRYAERLWPQLKGVAWTHGWNSRLAITKDHYPHVHEPAEDILISLGCNGRGVALSTAMGAQLARRLIGGTKAEIDMPVTGIKPIAMHAFWPVGVTTAVITGRVRDRLGI; encoded by the coding sequence ATGACGCGCCTGCCTCTGCCACCCTCGCTCTATGCCGACACCGCCGTTGCGCCGGTGGCCACGCCGCCGCTCGATGCGGACAAGACCGTCTCCGTCGCGATCGTCGGGGGCGGCTATACGGGGCTTTCCACGGCGCTGCATCTGGCGGAACAAGGCGTCGAGGCGCTGGTGCTGGAGGCGCAGGAGCCGGGCTGGGGCGCGTCGGGCAACAATGGCGGCCACACCAATCCCGGCCTGAAGCACGATCCCGATCAGATCGAGGCCGATTTCGGCGCTGAGCTCGGCCGCCGCATGATCGAGTTCTCCTACGGCACGACGAACTTCACGCATGATCTGATCCGCCGTTACCAGATCCCGTGCGAGGCGCGGCAGAACGGCACGCTGCGCGCGGCCTATAACGAGGCCAGCGCCGCCGCGATCGAAAAGACCGCGCAGCAATGCATCCGCCGCGGCATGCCGGTGTCGTATCTGAACCGCGAGCAGCTGCGCGAAATGACCGGAACGGATCGCTACATCGGCGCTATGCTGGATAGCCGCGGTGGCGACCTGCATCCGCTCAGCTATGCCCGCGGCCTCGCGCGGGCCGCGATCTCGGCGGGGGCCAAAGTCTACGGCGAGACGCCGGCGCTGTCGCTCCGGCGCGACGGCAGAAGCTGGCGCATCGAGACGCCGCGCGCGGTGGTCCATGCCGACAAGGTGTTGCTTGCAACCAACGGCTTTACGGACGATCTCTGGCCGGCGCTCCGTCGCACCATCGTGCCGGTGTTTTCATCGATCGCCGCCACCGCGCCGCTCTCGGACGACGTCGCGCGCGCTATCATGCCGACGCGGCCCGTCCTCTACGAGAGCGGCCACATCACGGTCTATTACCGCATCGATCAGAACAACCGTCTGCTGATGGGCGGCCGCGGGCCGATGCGCTGGATCAACTCGCCGAACGACGTCGCCTATCTCATCCGCTACGCCGAGCGGTTGTGGCCGCAGCTCAAGGGCGTGGCCTGGACCCATGGCTGGAACAGCCGGCTCGCGATCACCAAGGATCATTATCCGCATGTGCATGAGCCCGCGGAGGACATCCTGATCTCGCTCGGCTGCAACGGTCGCGGCGTGGCGCTCTCAACCGCGATGGGTGCGCAGCTCGCGCGCCGTCTGATCGGTGGTACCAAGGCCGAGATCGACATGCCCGTTACCGGCATCAAGCCGATCGCGATGCATGCGTTCTGGCCGGTCGGCGTGACGACCGCGGTGATCACCGGCCGCGTGCGCGACCGGCTCGGCATATGA